One part of the Anopheles coustani chromosome 2, idAnoCousDA_361_x.2, whole genome shotgun sequence genome encodes these proteins:
- the LOC131266399 gene encoding PP2C-like domain-containing protein CG9801, translating into MPSFRQKVTTYFRQLSFVSERDQRNTIQQGSSIATGSFITRYLEGAWEPPDPSSLIQNGKSPEDLPEVRIGHYVVCQTHDDAAYTGPLEGLTGVRRAKSHLTAGIADDIDYIDVLQEQGSIAQKETLSKSTVPELDSNSNAKSYHSTSNAVENHKESQTNPSTQWPGTKRIDSVTAISNDDPIANITDWNRPNDDAYGISVSLYEKHLHNAGNVGDPIADCFGVVSRADSCIMAMADGVNWGEGARVAARSAIQGSIEYLNSAIFGIHQVTSTKEIFVSLIRSFWEAHKYILQVGGALSTLTVAIVLPVQGSKQSIVCSCNVGDSLGYIFSKDNIVREITTASHDVTLMRDMRDALGALGPVYGDKPEMSNLTLSMSFVDEGDIVFLTSDGISDNFDPVVGKFAEATVASNSNATVSGSTSNTNANSSKPQTSQVAERKNIKPVLAPKRQNKSAPMLALAHGSCTPEMHPSNPNQNLPRTDRKVPVPVRKTVAHSAATHDKSYGSKYVTRSKTFIEPAARRSNNVGVKMTSSPKALPQVTAQQRHVLTLLRIADLLVYGINGSLRPCTNAKQLCQLLIDFVSCITAAKRKLLEQRELYYKVVTGADGVRKEVPYSAHEHKVIRKRMVDGTTFSLLPGKLDHASIVAYTVRRRSSAIESAPEQII; encoded by the exons ATGCCATCCTTCAGACAAAAAGTGACCACCTATTTCCGTCAGCTTAGCTTTGTGTCTGAACGGGACCAACGCAATACAATTCAACAAGGCTCCTCCATAGCGACCGGAAGCTTCATCACGAGATACTTGGAGGG CGCCTGGGAACCGCCGGATCCGTCATCATTGATCCAGAATGGCAAATCTCCGGAAGACTTGCCAGAAGTACGGATTGGACATTATGTTGTTTGCCAGACGCACGACGACGCTGCCTACACTGGACCACTTGAAGGATTGACAGGAGTCAGGCGTGCCAAGTCTCATCTGACTGCTGGCATTGCTGATGATATAGACTATATCGATGTACTTCAGGAACAAGGATCCATTGCACAAAAGGAAACCCTCTCCAAATCAACAGTACCTGAACTGGACTCCAACTCGAACGCGAAAAGCTACCACTCCACTTCCAATGCGGTTGAAAATCATAAGGAATCTCAAACAAACCCTTCGACACAATGGCCTGGAACGAAGCGAATAGACTCTGTGACAGCCATTTCCAATGACGATCCCATAGCTAACATAACCGATTGGAACCGTCCAAACGATGATGCTTATGGAATATCCGTATCTTTGTACGAAAAGCATTTGCATAATGCGGGAAACGTAGGTGACCCGATAGCTGACTGCTTTGGAGTTGTCTCCAGGGCTGATTCGTGTATAATGGCCATGGCCGATGGTGTTAATTGGG GCGAAGGAGCGCGTGTGGCGGCACGTTCGGCGATTCAAGGCTCGATTGAGTATTTAAACTCTGCAATTTTTGGCATTCATCAAG TAACATCCACAAAGGAAATATTTGTAAGTTTAATTCGTAGCTTTTGGGAAGCTCACAAGTACATTCTACAAGTTGGAGGTGCTCTAAGCACGTTAACTGTCGCTATTGTTCTGCCAGTCCAAGGATCGAAGCAAAGTATTGTCTGTAGTTGTAATGTTGGGGACTCGTTAGGATATATTTTCTCGAAAGATAATATTGTACGCGAGATTACGACAG CGTCTCATGATGTCACTCTCATGCGAGATATGCGAGATGCCCTTGGTGCATTGGGACCTGTGTATGGGGATAAGCCAGAAATGAGTAATCTCACACTCTCAATGTCCTTTGTTGATGAGGGTGATATTGTGTTTCTAACCTCTGATGGGATAAGCGACAATTTCGATCCCGTCGTTGGTAAGTTTGCGGAAGCTACTGTTGCCAGCAACAGCAATGCAACAGTTAGTGGTAGCACGAGTAACACCAATGCTAACTCAAGTAAACCACAGACGAGTCAAGTTGCTGAgagaaaaaacatcaaaccagTATTGGCACCAAAGCGACAAAACAAGAGTGCACCCATGCTGGCGCTTGCCCATGGAAGCTGTACGCCAGAAATGCATCCGTCGAATCCGAACCAAAACCTGCCTCGCACTGACAGAAAGGTACCAGTTCCAGTGAGGAAAACAGTCGCGCATAGTGCGGCGACACATGACAAAAGTTATGGTTCGAAATATGTAACACGGTCAAAAACCTTCATCGAACCAGCTGCGAGACGGTCCAACAATGTTGGTGTAAAGATGACGTCCTCGCCGAAAGCGCTGCCTCAGGTAACCGCCCAGCAGAGACACGTGTTGACCCTATTGCGGATAGCCGATCTGCTTGTTTACGGCATCAACGGTTCATTGCGTCCATGCACCAACGCCAAACAGCTATGCCAGTTATTGATCGATTTTGTGTCATGCATAACTGCGGCCAAGCGCAAGCTGCTGGAGCAACGCGAATTGTACTACAAAGTGGTAACCGGTGCAGACGGAGTCCGCAAAGAAGTTCCATACAGTGCGCATGAACACAAGGTAATACGCAAGCGTATGGTCGATGGAACCACTTTCTCATTGCTACCTGGCAAACTGGATCATGCTTCGATTGTAGCTTATACAGTAAGAAGACGATCATCAGCGATCGAATCTGCGCCTGAACAAATAATCTAA
- the LOC131266397 gene encoding myotubularin-related protein 10 → MPTMTERRNKTQESFTSYVNQIGDDNCVNNDYKPKLLTGEIEAARANNVCMYTSSYVKDGKVIGERMGILLITNFRLSFVSRDMENDQLSFQSNRFLGSSDVSLSNIDKIYQIVEKKKRVINPQIKNSSKIDKIRIICKNFKTFTFGFQLSDIGKGKYIADALVKFAFPARHNLLFLYQFKEKYYSDAGNNAGVKMYNKKLDWIQELERCNATGGWRVFSKDCRTSNSSLPMHFVVPKHLGDVEYMNISKHFRNNRSAIWVWGHRDAALIRLAELNPDITNTTVENMLLEHVRRCDPQKRQPELLELYKILPSIQDVNLSYLKLRDLCTPDNDQEYMAQETRFYTLLEKSYWLLYVSLCLKHSDSAAKLLRKGQTVVLQEINGRDMCCVVSSLVQLLLDSSYRTIRGFQNLIQKEWIILGHPFSDRLGHVASVKSTERSPLFLLFLDCVWQLLLQFPEAFEFSDVFLVTLWDSLFLPIFDTFQFNSETERNQALHSDHVVLRPVWDWGEQFEDKDLALFTNPLYRANFTDGPSRAQSNRSSPPIRPVSSMLYSIGQRASNPNGHTVLNGVDSMQLAKHDEQFLEPQFCLRDIELWQQCYLRWIPHLEIKQGGTAQCLLLNRMLLNNIGRLRRTLGRPGASEVADERMDALEQILSATMVQTRDPDMASEVSLAVSSFFPFTTILPTAQPFTSELLISSNEISFSHDSMYETSSLND, encoded by the exons ATGCCAACAATGACAGAGAGAAGGAATAAAACACAGGAAAGTTTTACAAGCTACGTAAACCAG ATCGGCGATGATAACTGTGTCAACAATGACTACAAACCAAAGCTTCTTACAG GTGAAATTGAAGCCGCCCGAGCCAATAATGTATGCATGTACACTTCGTCCTACGTAAAAGATGGCAAGGTGATCGGAGAACGAATGGGAATATTACTGATCACCAACTTCCGGTTATCATTCGTTTCGCGGGATATGGAAAATGACCAA CTCTCATTTCAGAGTAATCGGTTCCTCGGTTCATCCGATGTATCTCTGTCTAACATCGATAAAATTTATCAGATAgtcgagaaaaagaaacgagtAATTAACCCACAGATTAAGAACAGCAgtaaaatagataaaataagGATTATTTGTAAG aACTTCAAAACATTTACGTTTGGTTTTCAACTGTCGGATATTGGCAAAGGCAAATACATTGCAGATGCGCTGGTAAAATTTGCCTTTCCAGCGAGACACAATCTGTTATTTTTGTACCAATTCAA AGAAAAGTACTATAGTGATGCTGGGAATAATGCTGGCGTgaaaatgtacaacaaaaaactcgACTGGATACAAGAGTTGGAACGATGTAACGCGACCGGTGGATGGCGGGTGTTTTCCAAAGACTGTAGGACCTCGAACAGCTCCCTACCCATGCATTTCGTTGTACCGAAGCACCTGGGCGATGTAGAATACATGAATAtatcgaaacactttcgcaACAATCGGTCCGCTATTTGG GTTTGGGGCCatcgggatgctgcattgattCGCCTGGCGGAGCTTAACCCGGACATAACCAATACCACGGTGGAAAACATGCTGTTAGAGCACGTTCGTCGCTGTGATCCGCAAAAACGGCAGCCTGAATTGTTAGAATTGTATAAAATTTTACCTAGCATCCAGGATGTGAATTTGAGCTATTTAAAACTAAGAGATCTTTGCACTCCAGACAACGATCAAGAGTACATG GCCCAAGAAACGAGGTTCTATACGTTGTTGGAAAAAAGCTACTGGCTGCTGTATGTGTCGTTATGCTTAAAGCACTCGGACAGTGCAGCAAAGTTGCTGCGTAAGGGACAAACGGTCGTTCTGCAGGAGATCAATGGACGAGATATGTGTTGCGTTGTGTCCAGTTTAGTGCAATTGCTGCTGGACAGCAGCTATCGTACAATACGAGGCTTTCAAAATCTCATCCAAAAAGAGTGGATCATTCTCGGGCACCCGTTCAGCGATCGGTTGGGTCACGTCGCTTCCGTTAAGTCGACGGAGCGTAGTCCATTGTTTTTGCTGTTCTTGGACTGTGTATGGCAGTTGCTGCTGCAGTTTCCCGAGGCCTTCGAATTTTCGGATGTCTTTCTGGTAACGCTGTGGGACTCGCTGTTTCTTCCGATTTTCGACACATTTCAGTTCAACTCCGAAACCGAGCGCAACCAGGCGCTGCATTCCGATCATGTCGTCCTGCGGCCTGTCTGGGACTGGGGCGAACAGTTCGAGGACAAAGATTTGGCCCTGTTTACCAATCCATTGTATCGTGCTAACTTTACCGATGGGCCATCAAGGGCGCAAAGCAATCGCTCGAGTCCTCCGATAAGACCGGTATCAAGTATGCTGTACAGTATAGGCCAACGCGCGAGTAATCCCAATGGCCATACCGTGTTAAATGGCGTAGACAGCATGCAGTTGGCCAAG CACGACGAACAGTTCCTGGAACCGCAGTTCTGTTTGAGAGATATTGAACTGTGGCAACAATGTTACCTCCGTTGGATACCGCATCTCGAGATTAAACAAGGCGGTACAGCCCAGTGTCTTTTGCTGAATCGAATGTTACTAAACAACATTGGACGACTTCGCCGAACGTTAGGCCGACCGGGAGCGTCGGAAGTTGCCGATGAGCGGATGGATGCACTGGAGCAAATACTATCAGCGACGATGGTACAGACACGCGATCCCGATATGGCGTCAGAAGTTTCGTTGGCCGTTAGTTCGTTCTTTCCATTCACCACCATACTCCCCACTGCACAGCCCTTTACTTCGGAGCTGTTGATTTCGAGCAACGAGATCAGTTTTTCGCATGATTCAATGTATGAAACGTCCTCCCTGAACGATTAG